In one window of Gorilla gorilla gorilla isolate KB3781 chromosome 2, NHGRI_mGorGor1-v2.1_pri, whole genome shotgun sequence DNA:
- the SLC26A6 gene encoding solute carrier family 26 member 6 isoform X2, with product MWPTDASWGLEYCTLILGPGKIRPRDTQALLSATQAMELRRRDYHMERPLLNQEHLEELGRWGSAPRTRQWQTWLQCSRARAYALLLQHLPVLVWLPRYPVRDWLLGDLLSGLSVAIMQLPQGLAYALLAGLPPVFGLYSSFYPVFIYFLFGTSRHISVGTFAVMSVMVGSVTESLAPQALNDSMINETARDAARVQVASTLSVLVGLFQVGLGLIHFGFVVTYLSEPLVRGYTTAAAVQVFVSQLKYVFGLHLSSHSGPLSLIYTVLEVCWKLPQSKVGTVVTAAVAGVVLVVVKLLNDKLQQQLPMPIPGELLTLIGATGISYGMGLKHRFEVDVVGNIPAGLVPPVAPNTQLFSKLVGSAFTIAVVGFAIAISLGKIFALRHAYRVDSNQELVALGLSNLIGGIFQCFPVSCSMSRSLVQESTGGNSQVAGAISSLFILLIIVKLGELFHDLPKAVLAAIIIVNLKGMLRQLSDMRSLWKANRADLLIWLVTFTATILLNLDLGLVVAVIFSLLLVVVRTQMPHYSVLGQVPDTDIYRDVAEYSEAKEVPGVKVFRSSATVYFANAEFYSDALKQRCGVDVDFLISQKKKLLKKQEQLKLKQLQKEEKLQKQAASSKGTSVSINVNTSLEDMRSNNVEDCKMMVSSGDKMEDATASGQEDSKAPDGSTLKALGLPQPDFHSLILDLGALSFVDTVCLKSLKNIFHDFREIEVEVYMAACHSPVVSQLEAGHFFDASITKKHLFASVHDAVTFALQHPRPVPDSPVSDTRL from the exons ATGTGGCCCACAGATGCCAGCTGGGGGCTGGAATACTGTACCTTGATCTTAGGGCCTGGAAAAATCAG ACCGAGGGACACACAGGCACTGCTGTCTGCAACACAAGCAATGGAGCTGCGGAGGCGAGACTACCACATGGAACGGCCGCTGCTGAACCAGGAGCATTTGGAGGAGCTGGGGCGCTGGGGCTCAGCACCTAGGACCCGCCAGTGGCAGACCTGGTTGCA GTGCTCCCGTGCTCGGGCCTATGCCCTTCTGCTCCAACACCTCCCGGTTTTGGTCTGGTTACCCCGGTATCCTGTGCGTGACTGGCTCCTGGGTGACCTGTTATCCGGCTTGAGTGTGGCCATCATGCAGCTTCCGCAGG GCTTGGCCTACGCCCTCCTGGCTGGATTGCCCCCCGTGTTTGGCCTCTATAGCTCCTTCTACCCTGTCTTCATCTACTTCCTGTTTGGCACTTCCCGGCACATCTCCGTGG GGACCTTTGCTGTCATGTCTGTGATGGTGGGCAGTGTGACAGAATCCCTGGCCCCGCAGGCCTTGAACGACTCCATGATCAATGAGACAGCCAGAGATGCTGCCCGGGTACAGGTGGCCTCCACACTCAGTGTCCTGGTTGGCCTCTTCCAG GTGGGGCTGGGCCTGATCCACTTCGGCTTCGTGGTCACCTACCTGTCAGAGCCTCTTGTCCGAGGCTATACCACAGCTGCAGCTGTGCAGGTCTTCGTCTCACAGCTCAAGTATGTGTTTGGCCTCCATCTGAGCAGCCACTCTGGGCCACTGTCCCTCATCTAT ACAGTGCTGGAGGTCTGCTGGAAGCTGCCCCAGAGCAAGGTTGGCACCGTGGTCACTGCAGCTGTGGCTGGGGTGGTGCTCGTGGTGGTGAAGCTGTTGAATGACAAGCTGCAGCAGCAGCTGCCCATGCCGATACCCGGGGAGCTGCTCACG CTCATCGGGGCCACAGGCATCTCCTATGGCATGGGTCTGAAGCACAGATTTGAGGTAGATGTCGTGGGCAACATCCCTGCAGG GCTGGTGCCCCCAGTGGCCCCCAACACCCAGCTGTTCTCAAAGCTCGTGGGCAGCGCCTTCACCATCGCTGTGGTTGGGTTCGCCATTGCCATCTCACTGGGGAAGATCTTCGCCCTGAGGCACGCCTACCGGGTGGACAGCAACCAG GAGCTGGTGGCCCTGGGCCTCAGTAACCTCATCGGAGGCATCTTCCAGTGCTTCCCCGTGAGTTGCTCTATGTCTCGGAGCCTGGTACAGGAGAGCACCGGGGGCAACTCGCAG GTTGCTGGAGCCATCTCTTCCCTTTTCATCCTCCTCATCATTGTCAAACTTGGGGAACTCTTCCATGACCTGCCCAAG GCGGTCCTGGCAGCCATCATCATTGTGAACCTGAAGGGCATGCTGCGGCAGCTCAGCGACATGCGCTCCCTCTGGAAGGCCAATCGGGCGGATCTG CTTATCTGGCTGGTGACCTTCACGGCCACCATCTTGCTGAACCTGGACCTTGGCTTGGTGGTTGCGGTCATCTTCTCCCTGCTGCTCGTGGTGGTCCGGACACAGAT GCCCCACTACTCTGTCCTGGGGCAGGTGCCAGACACGGATATTTACAGAGATGTGGCAGAGTACTCAGAG GCCAAGGAAGTCCCGGGGGTGAAGGTCTTCCGCTCCTCGGCCACCGTGTACTTTGCCAATGCTGAGTTCTACAGTGATGCGCTGAAGCAGAGG TGTGGTGTGGATGTCGACTTCCTCATCTCCCAGAAGAAGAAACTGCTCAAGAAGCAGGAGCAGCTGAAGCTGAAGCAACTGCAGAAAGAGGAGAAGCTTCAGAAACAG GCTGCCTCCTCCAAGGGCACCTCAGTTTCCATTAATGTCAACACCAGCCTTGAAGACATGAGGAGCAACAACGTTGAGGACTGCAAGATGATG GTGAGCTCAGGAGATAAGATGGAAGATGCAACAGCCAGTGGTCAAGAAGACTCCAAGGCCCCAGATGGGTCCACACTGAAGGCCCTGGGCCTGCCTCAGCCAGACTTCCACAGCCTCATCCTGGACCTGGGTGCCCTCTCCTTTGTGGACACTGTGTGCCTCAAGAGCCTGAAGAAT ATTTTCCATGACTTCCGGGAGATTGAGGTGGAGGTGTACATGGCGGCCTGCCACA GCCCTGTGGTCAGCCAGCTTGAGGCTGGGCACTTCTTCGATGCATCCATCACCAAGAAGCATCTCTTTGCCTCTGTCCATGATGCTGTCACCTTTGCCCTCCAACACCCGAGGCCTGTCCCCGACAGCCCTGTTTCG
- the SLC26A6 gene encoding solute carrier family 26 member 6 isoform X1, with translation MWPTDASWGLEYCTLILGPGKIRPRDTQALLSATQAMELRRRDYHMERPLLNQEHLEELGRWGSAPRTRQWQTWLQCSRARAYALLLQHLPVLVWLPRYPVRDWLLGDLLSGLSVAIMQLPQGLAYALLAGLPPVFGLYSSFYPVFIYFLFGTSRHISVGTFAVMSVMVGSVTESLAPQALNDSMINETARDAARVQVASTLSVLVGLFQVGLGLIHFGFVVTYLSEPLVRGYTTAAAVQVFVSQLKYVFGLHLSSHSGPLSLIYTVLEVCWKLPQSKVGTVVTAAVAGVVLVVVKLLNDKLQQQLPMPIPGELLTLIGATGISYGMGLKHRFEVDVVGNIPAGLVPPVAPNTQLFSKLVGSAFTIAVVGFAIAISLGKIFALRHAYRVDSNQELVALGLSNLIGGIFQCFPVSCSMSRSLVQESTGGNSQVAGAISSLFILLIIVKLGELFHDLPKAVLAAIIIVNLKGMLRQLSDMRSLWKANRADLLIWLVTFTATILLNLDLGLVVAVIFSLLLVVVRTQMPHYSVLGQVPDTDIYRDVAEYSEAKEVPGVKVFRSSATVYFANAEFYSDALKQRCGVDVDFLISQKKKLLKKQEQLKLKQLQKEEKLQKQAASSKGTSVSINVNTSLEDMRSNNVEDCKMMQVSSGDKMEDATASGQEDSKAPDGSTLKALGLPQPDFHSLILDLGALSFVDTVCLKSLKNIFHDFREIEVEVYMAACHSPVVSQLEAGHFFDASITKKHLFASVHDAVTFALQHPRPVPDSPVSDTRL, from the exons ATGTGGCCCACAGATGCCAGCTGGGGGCTGGAATACTGTACCTTGATCTTAGGGCCTGGAAAAATCAG ACCGAGGGACACACAGGCACTGCTGTCTGCAACACAAGCAATGGAGCTGCGGAGGCGAGACTACCACATGGAACGGCCGCTGCTGAACCAGGAGCATTTGGAGGAGCTGGGGCGCTGGGGCTCAGCACCTAGGACCCGCCAGTGGCAGACCTGGTTGCA GTGCTCCCGTGCTCGGGCCTATGCCCTTCTGCTCCAACACCTCCCGGTTTTGGTCTGGTTACCCCGGTATCCTGTGCGTGACTGGCTCCTGGGTGACCTGTTATCCGGCTTGAGTGTGGCCATCATGCAGCTTCCGCAGG GCTTGGCCTACGCCCTCCTGGCTGGATTGCCCCCCGTGTTTGGCCTCTATAGCTCCTTCTACCCTGTCTTCATCTACTTCCTGTTTGGCACTTCCCGGCACATCTCCGTGG GGACCTTTGCTGTCATGTCTGTGATGGTGGGCAGTGTGACAGAATCCCTGGCCCCGCAGGCCTTGAACGACTCCATGATCAATGAGACAGCCAGAGATGCTGCCCGGGTACAGGTGGCCTCCACACTCAGTGTCCTGGTTGGCCTCTTCCAG GTGGGGCTGGGCCTGATCCACTTCGGCTTCGTGGTCACCTACCTGTCAGAGCCTCTTGTCCGAGGCTATACCACAGCTGCAGCTGTGCAGGTCTTCGTCTCACAGCTCAAGTATGTGTTTGGCCTCCATCTGAGCAGCCACTCTGGGCCACTGTCCCTCATCTAT ACAGTGCTGGAGGTCTGCTGGAAGCTGCCCCAGAGCAAGGTTGGCACCGTGGTCACTGCAGCTGTGGCTGGGGTGGTGCTCGTGGTGGTGAAGCTGTTGAATGACAAGCTGCAGCAGCAGCTGCCCATGCCGATACCCGGGGAGCTGCTCACG CTCATCGGGGCCACAGGCATCTCCTATGGCATGGGTCTGAAGCACAGATTTGAGGTAGATGTCGTGGGCAACATCCCTGCAGG GCTGGTGCCCCCAGTGGCCCCCAACACCCAGCTGTTCTCAAAGCTCGTGGGCAGCGCCTTCACCATCGCTGTGGTTGGGTTCGCCATTGCCATCTCACTGGGGAAGATCTTCGCCCTGAGGCACGCCTACCGGGTGGACAGCAACCAG GAGCTGGTGGCCCTGGGCCTCAGTAACCTCATCGGAGGCATCTTCCAGTGCTTCCCCGTGAGTTGCTCTATGTCTCGGAGCCTGGTACAGGAGAGCACCGGGGGCAACTCGCAG GTTGCTGGAGCCATCTCTTCCCTTTTCATCCTCCTCATCATTGTCAAACTTGGGGAACTCTTCCATGACCTGCCCAAG GCGGTCCTGGCAGCCATCATCATTGTGAACCTGAAGGGCATGCTGCGGCAGCTCAGCGACATGCGCTCCCTCTGGAAGGCCAATCGGGCGGATCTG CTTATCTGGCTGGTGACCTTCACGGCCACCATCTTGCTGAACCTGGACCTTGGCTTGGTGGTTGCGGTCATCTTCTCCCTGCTGCTCGTGGTGGTCCGGACACAGAT GCCCCACTACTCTGTCCTGGGGCAGGTGCCAGACACGGATATTTACAGAGATGTGGCAGAGTACTCAGAG GCCAAGGAAGTCCCGGGGGTGAAGGTCTTCCGCTCCTCGGCCACCGTGTACTTTGCCAATGCTGAGTTCTACAGTGATGCGCTGAAGCAGAGG TGTGGTGTGGATGTCGACTTCCTCATCTCCCAGAAGAAGAAACTGCTCAAGAAGCAGGAGCAGCTGAAGCTGAAGCAACTGCAGAAAGAGGAGAAGCTTCAGAAACAG GCTGCCTCCTCCAAGGGCACCTCAGTTTCCATTAATGTCAACACCAGCCTTGAAGACATGAGGAGCAACAACGTTGAGGACTGCAAGATGATG CAGGTGAGCTCAGGAGATAAGATGGAAGATGCAACAGCCAGTGGTCAAGAAGACTCCAAGGCCCCAGATGGGTCCACACTGAAGGCCCTGGGCCTGCCTCAGCCAGACTTCCACAGCCTCATCCTGGACCTGGGTGCCCTCTCCTTTGTGGACACTGTGTGCCTCAAGAGCCTGAAGAAT ATTTTCCATGACTTCCGGGAGATTGAGGTGGAGGTGTACATGGCGGCCTGCCACA GCCCTGTGGTCAGCCAGCTTGAGGCTGGGCACTTCTTCGATGCATCCATCACCAAGAAGCATCTCTTTGCCTCTGTCCATGATGCTGTCACCTTTGCCCTCCAACACCCGAGGCCTGTCCCCGACAGCCCTGTTTCG
- the SLC26A6 gene encoding solute carrier family 26 member 6 isoform X4 produces the protein MGLADASGPRDTQALLSATQAMELRRRDYHMERPLLNQEHLEELGRWGSAPRTRQWQTWLQCSRARAYALLLQHLPVLVWLPRYPVRDWLLGDLLSGLSVAIMQLPQGLAYALLAGLPPVFGLYSSFYPVFIYFLFGTSRHISVGTFAVMSVMVGSVTESLAPQALNDSMINETARDAARVQVASTLSVLVGLFQVGLGLIHFGFVVTYLSEPLVRGYTTAAAVQVFVSQLKYVFGLHLSSHSGPLSLIYTVLEVCWKLPQSKVGTVVTAAVAGVVLVVVKLLNDKLQQQLPMPIPGELLTLIGATGISYGMGLKHRFEVDVVGNIPAGLVPPVAPNTQLFSKLVGSAFTIAVVGFAIAISLGKIFALRHAYRVDSNQELVALGLSNLIGGIFQCFPVSCSMSRSLVQESTGGNSQVAGAISSLFILLIIVKLGELFHDLPKAVLAAIIIVNLKGMLRQLSDMRSLWKANRADLLIWLVTFTATILLNLDLGLVVAVIFSLLLVVVRTQMPHYSVLGQVPDTDIYRDVAEYSEAKEVPGVKVFRSSATVYFANAEFYSDALKQRCGVDVDFLISQKKKLLKKQEQLKLKQLQKEEKLQKQAASSKGTSVSINVNTSLEDMRSNNVEDCKMMVSSGDKMEDATASGQEDSKAPDGSTLKALGLPQPDFHSLILDLGALSFVDTVCLKSLKNIFHDFREIEVEVYMAACHSPVVSQLEAGHFFDASITKKHLFASVHDAVTFALQHPRPVPDSPVSDTRL, from the exons ATGGGGCTGGCGGATGCGTCGGG ACCGAGGGACACACAGGCACTGCTGTCTGCAACACAAGCAATGGAGCTGCGGAGGCGAGACTACCACATGGAACGGCCGCTGCTGAACCAGGAGCATTTGGAGGAGCTGGGGCGCTGGGGCTCAGCACCTAGGACCCGCCAGTGGCAGACCTGGTTGCA GTGCTCCCGTGCTCGGGCCTATGCCCTTCTGCTCCAACACCTCCCGGTTTTGGTCTGGTTACCCCGGTATCCTGTGCGTGACTGGCTCCTGGGTGACCTGTTATCCGGCTTGAGTGTGGCCATCATGCAGCTTCCGCAGG GCTTGGCCTACGCCCTCCTGGCTGGATTGCCCCCCGTGTTTGGCCTCTATAGCTCCTTCTACCCTGTCTTCATCTACTTCCTGTTTGGCACTTCCCGGCACATCTCCGTGG GGACCTTTGCTGTCATGTCTGTGATGGTGGGCAGTGTGACAGAATCCCTGGCCCCGCAGGCCTTGAACGACTCCATGATCAATGAGACAGCCAGAGATGCTGCCCGGGTACAGGTGGCCTCCACACTCAGTGTCCTGGTTGGCCTCTTCCAG GTGGGGCTGGGCCTGATCCACTTCGGCTTCGTGGTCACCTACCTGTCAGAGCCTCTTGTCCGAGGCTATACCACAGCTGCAGCTGTGCAGGTCTTCGTCTCACAGCTCAAGTATGTGTTTGGCCTCCATCTGAGCAGCCACTCTGGGCCACTGTCCCTCATCTAT ACAGTGCTGGAGGTCTGCTGGAAGCTGCCCCAGAGCAAGGTTGGCACCGTGGTCACTGCAGCTGTGGCTGGGGTGGTGCTCGTGGTGGTGAAGCTGTTGAATGACAAGCTGCAGCAGCAGCTGCCCATGCCGATACCCGGGGAGCTGCTCACG CTCATCGGGGCCACAGGCATCTCCTATGGCATGGGTCTGAAGCACAGATTTGAGGTAGATGTCGTGGGCAACATCCCTGCAGG GCTGGTGCCCCCAGTGGCCCCCAACACCCAGCTGTTCTCAAAGCTCGTGGGCAGCGCCTTCACCATCGCTGTGGTTGGGTTCGCCATTGCCATCTCACTGGGGAAGATCTTCGCCCTGAGGCACGCCTACCGGGTGGACAGCAACCAG GAGCTGGTGGCCCTGGGCCTCAGTAACCTCATCGGAGGCATCTTCCAGTGCTTCCCCGTGAGTTGCTCTATGTCTCGGAGCCTGGTACAGGAGAGCACCGGGGGCAACTCGCAG GTTGCTGGAGCCATCTCTTCCCTTTTCATCCTCCTCATCATTGTCAAACTTGGGGAACTCTTCCATGACCTGCCCAAG GCGGTCCTGGCAGCCATCATCATTGTGAACCTGAAGGGCATGCTGCGGCAGCTCAGCGACATGCGCTCCCTCTGGAAGGCCAATCGGGCGGATCTG CTTATCTGGCTGGTGACCTTCACGGCCACCATCTTGCTGAACCTGGACCTTGGCTTGGTGGTTGCGGTCATCTTCTCCCTGCTGCTCGTGGTGGTCCGGACACAGAT GCCCCACTACTCTGTCCTGGGGCAGGTGCCAGACACGGATATTTACAGAGATGTGGCAGAGTACTCAGAG GCCAAGGAAGTCCCGGGGGTGAAGGTCTTCCGCTCCTCGGCCACCGTGTACTTTGCCAATGCTGAGTTCTACAGTGATGCGCTGAAGCAGAGG TGTGGTGTGGATGTCGACTTCCTCATCTCCCAGAAGAAGAAACTGCTCAAGAAGCAGGAGCAGCTGAAGCTGAAGCAACTGCAGAAAGAGGAGAAGCTTCAGAAACAG GCTGCCTCCTCCAAGGGCACCTCAGTTTCCATTAATGTCAACACCAGCCTTGAAGACATGAGGAGCAACAACGTTGAGGACTGCAAGATGATG GTGAGCTCAGGAGATAAGATGGAAGATGCAACAGCCAGTGGTCAAGAAGACTCCAAGGCCCCAGATGGGTCCACACTGAAGGCCCTGGGCCTGCCTCAGCCAGACTTCCACAGCCTCATCCTGGACCTGGGTGCCCTCTCCTTTGTGGACACTGTGTGCCTCAAGAGCCTGAAGAAT ATTTTCCATGACTTCCGGGAGATTGAGGTGGAGGTGTACATGGCGGCCTGCCACA GCCCTGTGGTCAGCCAGCTTGAGGCTGGGCACTTCTTCGATGCATCCATCACCAAGAAGCATCTCTTTGCCTCTGTCCATGATGCTGTCACCTTTGCCCTCCAACACCCGAGGCCTGTCCCCGACAGCCCTGTTTCG
- the SLC26A6 gene encoding solute carrier family 26 member 6 isoform X5 codes for MELRRRDYHMERPLLNQEHLEELGRWGSAPRTRQWQTWLQCSRARAYALLLQHLPVLVWLPRYPVRDWLLGDLLSGLSVAIMQLPQGLAYALLAGLPPVFGLYSSFYPVFIYFLFGTSRHISVGTFAVMSVMVGSVTESLAPQALNDSMINETARDAARVQVASTLSVLVGLFQVGLGLIHFGFVVTYLSEPLVRGYTTAAAVQVFVSQLKYVFGLHLSSHSGPLSLIYTVLEVCWKLPQSKVGTVVTAAVAGVVLVVVKLLNDKLQQQLPMPIPGELLTLIGATGISYGMGLKHRFEVDVVGNIPAGLVPPVAPNTQLFSKLVGSAFTIAVVGFAIAISLGKIFALRHAYRVDSNQELVALGLSNLIGGIFQCFPVSCSMSRSLVQESTGGNSQVAGAISSLFILLIIVKLGELFHDLPKAVLAAIIIVNLKGMLRQLSDMRSLWKANRADLLIWLVTFTATILLNLDLGLVVAVIFSLLLVVVRTQMPHYSVLGQVPDTDIYRDVAEYSEAKEVPGVKVFRSSATVYFANAEFYSDALKQRCGVDVDFLISQKKKLLKKQEQLKLKQLQKEEKLQKQAASSKGTSVSINVNTSLEDMRSNNVEDCKMMQVSSGDKMEDATASGQEDSKAPDGSTLKALGLPQPDFHSLILDLGALSFVDTVCLKSLKNIFHDFREIEVEVYMAACHSPVVSQLEAGHFFDASITKKHLFASVHDAVTFALQHPRPVPDSPVSDTRL; via the exons ATGGAGCTGCGGAGGCGAGACTACCACATGGAACGGCCGCTGCTGAACCAGGAGCATTTGGAGGAGCTGGGGCGCTGGGGCTCAGCACCTAGGACCCGCCAGTGGCAGACCTGGTTGCA GTGCTCCCGTGCTCGGGCCTATGCCCTTCTGCTCCAACACCTCCCGGTTTTGGTCTGGTTACCCCGGTATCCTGTGCGTGACTGGCTCCTGGGTGACCTGTTATCCGGCTTGAGTGTGGCCATCATGCAGCTTCCGCAGG GCTTGGCCTACGCCCTCCTGGCTGGATTGCCCCCCGTGTTTGGCCTCTATAGCTCCTTCTACCCTGTCTTCATCTACTTCCTGTTTGGCACTTCCCGGCACATCTCCGTGG GGACCTTTGCTGTCATGTCTGTGATGGTGGGCAGTGTGACAGAATCCCTGGCCCCGCAGGCCTTGAACGACTCCATGATCAATGAGACAGCCAGAGATGCTGCCCGGGTACAGGTGGCCTCCACACTCAGTGTCCTGGTTGGCCTCTTCCAG GTGGGGCTGGGCCTGATCCACTTCGGCTTCGTGGTCACCTACCTGTCAGAGCCTCTTGTCCGAGGCTATACCACAGCTGCAGCTGTGCAGGTCTTCGTCTCACAGCTCAAGTATGTGTTTGGCCTCCATCTGAGCAGCCACTCTGGGCCACTGTCCCTCATCTAT ACAGTGCTGGAGGTCTGCTGGAAGCTGCCCCAGAGCAAGGTTGGCACCGTGGTCACTGCAGCTGTGGCTGGGGTGGTGCTCGTGGTGGTGAAGCTGTTGAATGACAAGCTGCAGCAGCAGCTGCCCATGCCGATACCCGGGGAGCTGCTCACG CTCATCGGGGCCACAGGCATCTCCTATGGCATGGGTCTGAAGCACAGATTTGAGGTAGATGTCGTGGGCAACATCCCTGCAGG GCTGGTGCCCCCAGTGGCCCCCAACACCCAGCTGTTCTCAAAGCTCGTGGGCAGCGCCTTCACCATCGCTGTGGTTGGGTTCGCCATTGCCATCTCACTGGGGAAGATCTTCGCCCTGAGGCACGCCTACCGGGTGGACAGCAACCAG GAGCTGGTGGCCCTGGGCCTCAGTAACCTCATCGGAGGCATCTTCCAGTGCTTCCCCGTGAGTTGCTCTATGTCTCGGAGCCTGGTACAGGAGAGCACCGGGGGCAACTCGCAG GTTGCTGGAGCCATCTCTTCCCTTTTCATCCTCCTCATCATTGTCAAACTTGGGGAACTCTTCCATGACCTGCCCAAG GCGGTCCTGGCAGCCATCATCATTGTGAACCTGAAGGGCATGCTGCGGCAGCTCAGCGACATGCGCTCCCTCTGGAAGGCCAATCGGGCGGATCTG CTTATCTGGCTGGTGACCTTCACGGCCACCATCTTGCTGAACCTGGACCTTGGCTTGGTGGTTGCGGTCATCTTCTCCCTGCTGCTCGTGGTGGTCCGGACACAGAT GCCCCACTACTCTGTCCTGGGGCAGGTGCCAGACACGGATATTTACAGAGATGTGGCAGAGTACTCAGAG GCCAAGGAAGTCCCGGGGGTGAAGGTCTTCCGCTCCTCGGCCACCGTGTACTTTGCCAATGCTGAGTTCTACAGTGATGCGCTGAAGCAGAGG TGTGGTGTGGATGTCGACTTCCTCATCTCCCAGAAGAAGAAACTGCTCAAGAAGCAGGAGCAGCTGAAGCTGAAGCAACTGCAGAAAGAGGAGAAGCTTCAGAAACAG GCTGCCTCCTCCAAGGGCACCTCAGTTTCCATTAATGTCAACACCAGCCTTGAAGACATGAGGAGCAACAACGTTGAGGACTGCAAGATGATG CAGGTGAGCTCAGGAGATAAGATGGAAGATGCAACAGCCAGTGGTCAAGAAGACTCCAAGGCCCCAGATGGGTCCACACTGAAGGCCCTGGGCCTGCCTCAGCCAGACTTCCACAGCCTCATCCTGGACCTGGGTGCCCTCTCCTTTGTGGACACTGTGTGCCTCAAGAGCCTGAAGAAT ATTTTCCATGACTTCCGGGAGATTGAGGTGGAGGTGTACATGGCGGCCTGCCACA GCCCTGTGGTCAGCCAGCTTGAGGCTGGGCACTTCTTCGATGCATCCATCACCAAGAAGCATCTCTTTGCCTCTGTCCATGATGCTGTCACCTTTGCCCTCCAACACCCGAGGCCTGTCCCCGACAGCCCTGTTTCG